The following proteins are encoded in a genomic region of Bradyrhizobium sp. SK17:
- a CDS encoding ABC transporter permease, whose translation MRQNGPLALIFHTIFVIVMVAPILVVCLVAFTPEGFLSLPTGGFSLRWFRAIANYPEFIHAFWVSLGLGALSSFVALLFAVPAALAIARYRFRGRDALAALFLSPLMIPHVVLGIAFLRFFTSVGMGGSFAALIIAHVVIVFPFALRLTLAAATGMDLSVEMAAVSLGAGGWTLFRRVTLPLILPGVISGWALAFIQSFDDLTMTVFLAAPGTETLPVRMFLYIQDNIDPLVTSVSACVIAITMTALILLDRFYGLDRVLAGKSDTGR comes from the coding sequence ATGAGACAGAACGGCCCGCTGGCGCTGATCTTCCACACCATCTTCGTGATCGTGATGGTGGCGCCGATCCTCGTCGTCTGTCTCGTCGCCTTCACGCCGGAGGGCTTCCTGTCGCTGCCGACGGGCGGCTTCTCGCTGCGCTGGTTCCGAGCCATCGCGAATTATCCGGAATTCATCCACGCCTTCTGGGTCAGCCTCGGCCTCGGCGCACTGTCGTCGTTCGTGGCGCTGTTGTTCGCGGTGCCGGCGGCACTCGCGATCGCGCGCTATCGTTTCCGCGGCCGCGATGCGCTCGCCGCGCTGTTCCTGTCGCCGCTGATGATCCCGCATGTCGTGCTCGGCATCGCCTTCCTTCGTTTCTTCACCTCGGTCGGAATGGGCGGCAGCTTTGCGGCGCTGATCATCGCACATGTCGTCATCGTGTTTCCGTTCGCGCTACGGCTGACGCTGGCGGCCGCCACCGGCATGGACCTCTCGGTCGAAATGGCGGCGGTCTCGCTCGGCGCCGGCGGGTGGACGCTGTTCCGCCGCGTTACGCTGCCGCTGATCCTGCCTGGCGTGATCAGCGGCTGGGCGCTCGCTTTCATCCAGTCCTTTGACGACCTGACCATGACCGTCTTTCTTGCCGCGCCGGGCACCGAAACGCTGCCGGTGCGCATGTTCCTCTACATCCAGGACAACATCGATCCGCTGGTGACATCGGTGTCGGCCTGCGTGATCGCAATCACCATGACCGCCCTCATTCTGCTCGACCGCTTCTACGGGCTCGACCGCGTGCTCGCCGGCAAGAGCGACACGGGACGATAG
- a CDS encoding ABC transporter permease translates to MRTATEQPSIRAPWALTAPALMLFVGVLLIPLAMTVLLSFHDWGQYKGIEPVFIVKNWHEIVSDPYYAEMFWRTFRIAILTTVLTAVLGAPEAYILNRMSGRWKSFFLLVILGPLLISVVARTLGWALLFGGNNGVVNKLLMSLGLIGTPIPFMFTETGMVVALAHVMMPFMVLSVWAALQRLDPQIENAAMSLGAGSLTIVRRIIMPQIMPGVLSGAIIVFSLSASAFATPAIIGGRRLKVAATLAYDEFLNTLNWPLGAAVATLLLVALVLIVVGSNALIERRYAEVFR, encoded by the coding sequence ATGAGGACGGCAACGGAGCAACCCAGCATCCGCGCACCCTGGGCGCTGACGGCGCCGGCCCTGATGCTGTTCGTCGGCGTGCTGCTGATTCCGCTGGCGATGACCGTGCTGCTGTCGTTCCACGATTGGGGCCAATACAAGGGCATCGAGCCAGTCTTCATCGTGAAGAACTGGCACGAGATCGTGAGCGATCCGTATTACGCCGAGATGTTCTGGCGCACCTTTCGCATCGCGATCCTGACCACCGTGCTCACGGCCGTGCTCGGTGCGCCCGAGGCCTACATCCTCAATCGTATGAGCGGGCGCTGGAAGAGCTTCTTTCTGCTCGTCATTCTCGGCCCGCTGTTGATCTCGGTGGTGGCGCGCACGCTCGGCTGGGCGCTGCTGTTCGGCGGCAATAACGGGGTGGTCAACAAGCTATTGATGTCGCTCGGACTGATCGGCACGCCAATTCCCTTCATGTTCACCGAAACCGGCATGGTCGTCGCGCTCGCGCACGTGATGATGCCGTTCATGGTGCTCTCGGTGTGGGCCGCCTTGCAGCGGCTCGATCCGCAGATCGAGAACGCCGCGATGTCGCTCGGTGCCGGCTCCCTGACCATCGTTCGCCGCATCATCATGCCGCAGATCATGCCCGGCGTGCTGTCGGGCGCCATCATCGTGTTCTCGCTTTCGGCAAGCGCCTTCGCGACGCCGGCGATCATCGGTGGACGCCGGCTCAAGGTCGCGGCGACGCTCGCCTATGACGAGTTTCTGAACACGCTGAACTGGCCGCTGGGAGCTGCCGTCGCCACGCTGCTGCTGGTCGCGCTGGTGCTGATCGTCGTCGGCAGCAACGCGCTGATCGAGCGGCGCTATGCGGAGGTGTTCCGATGA
- a CDS encoding ABC transporter ATP-binding protein, translated as MAYLELDRVAKQFGAQTVVDDFSLAVGKGEFISFLGPSGCGKTTTLQMIAGFLDPTRGAIRLEGNDLTAVHPARRGLGIVFQSYALFPHMTAAENVGFGLEMRNVARAERAERVRAALAMVGLAGYEERHPRRMSGGQQQRVALARALVIRPSVLLLDEPLSNLDAKLREEMQIELRQIQRTLGTTTILVTHDQNEAMSLSDRIVVMSQGRIEQIGTPQQTYERPASAFVSQFLGKTNDFAATIDRTSTPARLLAGSWSAPAPAGLSGPVTISVRPERIGFGDTGLCAKIVTRIFQGNHWLFQCESECGPAIVIRQNDGQTQPAEGDAVRLAWRPEDMSARAGAAA; from the coding sequence ATGGCCTATCTCGAGCTCGATCGTGTCGCCAAGCAGTTCGGCGCGCAGACTGTCGTCGACGACTTCAGTCTCGCAGTCGGCAAGGGGGAGTTCATCTCCTTCCTCGGCCCCTCCGGCTGCGGCAAGACCACGACGCTACAGATGATCGCAGGCTTCCTCGACCCGACGCGCGGCGCGATCCGCCTCGAGGGCAACGACCTGACCGCCGTGCATCCGGCCAGGCGCGGGCTCGGCATCGTGTTCCAGAGCTATGCGCTGTTTCCGCACATGACCGCGGCGGAGAATGTCGGCTTCGGTCTGGAGATGCGGAATGTGGCGCGAGCGGAGCGCGCCGAACGGGTCCGTGCGGCGCTCGCGATGGTCGGCCTCGCGGGTTACGAGGAACGCCATCCGCGCCGCATGTCCGGCGGCCAGCAGCAGCGTGTGGCGCTGGCGCGTGCGCTGGTGATCCGGCCGAGCGTGCTGCTGCTCGACGAGCCGCTGTCGAACCTCGACGCCAAGCTGCGCGAGGAGATGCAGATCGAGCTGCGCCAGATCCAGCGCACGCTCGGCACCACGACGATCCTGGTCACCCATGACCAGAACGAGGCGATGTCGCTGTCCGACCGTATCGTGGTGATGAGCCAGGGCCGCATCGAACAGATCGGCACGCCGCAGCAGACCTATGAGCGGCCAGCCTCGGCGTTCGTTTCGCAATTCCTCGGCAAGACCAACGACTTTGCCGCGACGATCGACCGCACCAGCACGCCCGCGCGATTGCTCGCGGGGTCGTGGAGCGCGCCGGCGCCTGCCGGGCTCAGCGGTCCCGTGACGATCAGCGTTCGTCCCGAACGGATCGGCTTCGGCGATACCGGCCTCTGTGCAAAAATCGTCACGCGCATCTTCCAGGGCAATCACTGGCTGTTCCAGTGCGAGAGCGAATGCGGCCCGGCGATCGTGATCCGCCAGAACGACGGCCAGACCCAACCGGCCGAGGGCGACGCGGTCCGCCTCGCCTGGCGTCCGGAGGACATGAGTGCGCGCGCCGGAGCTGCCGCATGA
- a CDS encoding ABC transporter substrate-binding protein — translation MKNFSLLTAVGIAALAAIPSLAMAQQKTLYVAGYGGSFEKTIREQVIPGFEKENGVKVEYVAGNSTDTLAKLQAQKGNQQIDVIIVDDGPMYQAIQLGFCGKLDGLPADIYDTARFKDDRAVAIGIVATGLMYNTKAFAEKGWAPPTSWNDLKDPKYQKQLVIPPINNTYGLEALLMLAKMNGGSEANVDAGFKIFKNDINPNVLAYEPSPGKMTELFQSGQAVIAVWGSGRVQSFANTGFPVDFVYPKEGAATLLTTACPIAKPNASPLASSFVKGLLDPKIQLVMLKDYGYGPVLKSLVIAPELGKMAPLGERAAKLYNPDWTVINDKREEWTKRWNREVER, via the coding sequence ATGAAGAATTTCAGCCTCCTGACTGCGGTCGGCATCGCGGCACTGGCCGCGATCCCGTCGCTCGCCATGGCCCAGCAGAAAACGCTCTACGTGGCCGGCTATGGCGGCTCGTTCGAGAAGACCATCCGCGAACAGGTGATCCCGGGCTTTGAGAAGGAGAACGGCGTCAAGGTCGAATACGTCGCCGGCAACTCGACCGATACGTTGGCAAAGCTCCAGGCGCAGAAGGGTAATCAGCAGATCGACGTGATCATCGTCGACGACGGCCCGATGTATCAGGCGATCCAGCTCGGCTTCTGCGGCAAGCTCGACGGACTTCCGGCCGATATCTACGACACCGCCCGCTTCAAGGATGATCGCGCCGTGGCGATCGGCATCGTTGCGACCGGCCTGATGTACAACACCAAGGCATTTGCGGAGAAGGGCTGGGCGCCGCCGACCTCCTGGAACGACCTGAAGGATCCGAAATACCAGAAGCAGCTCGTCATCCCGCCGATCAACAACACCTACGGCCTGGAGGCGTTGCTGATGCTCGCGAAGATGAACGGCGGCAGCGAAGCCAATGTCGATGCCGGCTTCAAGATCTTCAAGAACGACATCAATCCGAACGTGCTCGCCTACGAGCCGTCGCCGGGCAAGATGACCGAGCTGTTCCAGTCCGGCCAGGCCGTCATCGCCGTATGGGGCTCCGGACGCGTGCAGAGCTTTGCCAATACCGGCTTCCCCGTCGACTTCGTCTATCCGAAGGAAGGCGCGGCGACGCTATTGACCACCGCCTGTCCGATCGCCAAGCCCAACGCCTCGCCGCTTGCCTCGAGCTTCGTCAAGGGGCTGCTAGATCCGAAGATCCAGCTCGTGATGCTGAAGGACTATGGTTACGGACCGGTGCTGAAATCGCTCGTGATAGCGCCGGAACTCGGCAAGATGGCTCCGCTCGGCGAGCGTGCGGCGAAGCTTTACAATCCGGACTGGACGGTAATCAACGACAAGCGCGAGGAGTGGACCAAGCGCTGGAATCGCGAGGTCGAGCGTTGA
- a CDS encoding LysR substrate-binding domain-containing protein gives MPRINPRQVEAFRATMLTGGVTEAAKLMAVTQPAVSRLLRDFQALLKMELFERRGTGLVPTAAAIALYTEVERSFVGLERITAAAEEIRGRRIGTLRIAALPAISNGYLPRLAGHFLKQRPNLNLAFFGVISPIVIDWVLNNQCDIGFAELPIAHSALPSMRLPALPRVAVLPTGHHLAAKEVLQSRDFEGETFISLSAGSASRHLIDQIFQRDDVHRVLRVETALSEIMCGMVSSGLGVALCDPFTAQEFATRGVVVRRFLPRIDFQFAAVFPAQRSPSPVALDLVETVRRSLNELDGQLHSVSG, from the coding sequence ATGCCGCGGATCAACCCGCGACAGGTGGAAGCCTTCAGGGCGACGATGCTGACCGGTGGCGTCACTGAAGCGGCGAAGCTGATGGCGGTGACGCAGCCCGCGGTGAGCCGGCTGCTGCGCGACTTCCAGGCGCTGTTGAAGATGGAATTGTTCGAGCGGCGCGGCACCGGGCTGGTGCCGACCGCCGCAGCCATTGCGCTCTATACCGAGGTCGAACGTTCATTCGTCGGCCTCGAACGCATCACCGCGGCAGCCGAGGAGATCCGCGGCCGTCGCATCGGCACGCTGCGGATTGCCGCATTGCCCGCGATCTCGAATGGTTATCTGCCGCGGCTCGCAGGACATTTCCTGAAGCAACGCCCCAACCTCAACCTTGCCTTCTTCGGCGTGATCTCGCCGATCGTCATCGATTGGGTGTTGAACAACCAGTGCGACATCGGCTTCGCCGAGCTTCCGATCGCCCATTCCGCCTTGCCAAGCATGCGCCTGCCAGCCTTGCCACGCGTCGCGGTTCTCCCGACCGGTCATCACCTGGCGGCGAAGGAGGTTTTGCAGTCGCGCGACTTCGAGGGAGAGACGTTCATCTCACTCTCGGCCGGATCGGCCAGCCGGCATCTGATCGACCAGATCTTCCAACGCGACGACGTCCACCGCGTGTTGCGGGTCGAGACCGCGTTGTCGGAGATCATGTGCGGCATGGTGTCGTCCGGGCTCGGGGTCGCGCTCTGCGATCCTTTCACCGCACAGGAGTTCGCGACCCGCGGCGTCGTGGTGCGTCGCTTCCTGCCGCGGATCGACTTCCAGTTCGCGGCGGTTTTTCCAGCGCAGCGGAGCCCCTCGCCGGTGGCCTTGGACCTGGTCGAGACCGTGCGACGATCGCTCAACGAACTGGATGGTCAGCTTCACTCGGTAAGCGGATGA
- a CDS encoding glycerol-3-phosphate dehydrogenase → MIAAAPGADHGLVDIAIIGGGINGAGIARDAAGRGLNVLLCEKGDFAEGTSSRSGKLVHGGLRYLEYYEFRLVREALIEREVLLASAPHIIWPMRFVLPHSPEQRPAWLIRSGLFLYDHLGGRKQLPASRGLDLSRAPEGKPLREEYRRGFEYSDCWVDDARLVILNLIDAARSGAVILPRTSAVSARREQGAWRLEMQGVGGPQVVRARALVNAAGPWVSDVVQGVVGLNSSHNVRLVKGSHIVVPKFWSGPQAYLLQNEDRRVIFVNPYEDSLALIGTTDIPYDGRAEDVVIDADETAYLLGILRRYFRASPGQHDIVHAFSGVRPLYDDNSDNPSAVTRDYVFEVHGTPEEPPLLTIYGGKITTYRRLAEHALGRLAPWFHKMSPAWTAGKPLPGGDIGGTFEGFATELARAYPDLPGTLTHHYARLYGTRARDLLGSARSVIDLGRHFGGDFYECEADFLRATEWAEEPADFLERRTKHGLHLTRAQRDAFEAHL, encoded by the coding sequence ATGATTGCGGCTGCACCGGGCGCCGACCACGGGCTCGTCGACATCGCCATCATCGGCGGCGGCATCAACGGTGCCGGGATTGCGCGCGATGCGGCCGGTCGCGGTCTCAACGTGCTGCTGTGTGAGAAGGGCGACTTCGCCGAGGGCACCTCGTCGCGTTCCGGCAAGCTCGTGCACGGCGGATTGCGCTATCTCGAATACTACGAGTTTCGCTTGGTCCGGGAGGCGTTGATCGAGCGCGAGGTGCTGCTGGCATCTGCGCCGCATATCATCTGGCCGATGCGCTTCGTGCTGCCGCATTCGCCCGAGCAGCGGCCGGCCTGGCTGATCCGGAGCGGGCTGTTTCTCTATGACCATCTCGGCGGCCGCAAGCAGTTGCCGGCGAGCCGCGGGCTCGATCTGTCACGCGCGCCCGAAGGCAAGCCGCTCCGCGAGGAATATCGCCGCGGCTTCGAGTATTCGGATTGCTGGGTCGACGATGCTCGGCTCGTGATCCTCAACCTGATCGATGCCGCCCGCAGCGGCGCCGTCATCCTGCCGCGGACCAGCGCGGTGAGCGCGAGGCGGGAGCAGGGCGCCTGGCGTCTGGAGATGCAAGGCGTGGGCGGTCCGCAGGTGGTGCGCGCGCGTGCGCTGGTCAATGCGGCCGGCCCCTGGGTGAGTGATGTCGTGCAGGGCGTCGTGGGATTGAACTCGTCGCACAATGTGCGGCTGGTCAAGGGCAGCCACATCGTGGTGCCGAAATTCTGGAGCGGGCCGCAGGCCTATCTGCTCCAGAACGAGGATCGCCGCGTGATCTTCGTCAATCCCTATGAGGACAGTCTGGCGTTGATCGGCACCACCGACATTCCCTATGACGGCCGGGCGGAGGACGTCGTGATCGATGCCGACGAGACCGCCTATCTGCTCGGCATCCTGCGGCGCTACTTTCGCGCGTCTCCGGGGCAGCACGACATCGTGCATGCCTTTTCCGGTGTGCGGCCGCTCTACGACGACAATTCGGACAATCCATCGGCGGTCACGCGCGACTATGTATTCGAGGTCCACGGCACGCCGGAGGAGCCGCCGCTGCTTACGATCTACGGCGGCAAGATCACGACCTACCGCCGGCTCGCCGAGCACGCGCTTGGTCGCTTGGCGCCCTGGTTTCACAAGATGTCGCCAGCCTGGACGGCGGGGAAGCCCTTGCCCGGCGGTGACATCGGCGGCACGTTCGAGGGCTTCGCGACAGAGCTCGCGCGAGCCTATCCCGATCTGCCCGGCACGCTGACGCATCATTATGCGCGGCTCTACGGCACCCGCGCGCGCGACCTGCTTGGATCGGCCCGTAGCGTCATCGACCTTGGCCGTCACTTCGGCGGAGATTTCTATGAATGCGAGGCGGACTTTCTCCGGGCAACGGAGTGGGCGGAGGAGCCCGCGGATTTTCTCGAGCGGCGCACCAAGCACGGCTTGCATTTGACGCGCGCGCAACGTGACGCCTTCGAAGCCCATCTGTGA
- a CDS encoding class II aldolase/adducin family protein — protein sequence MTREERQLREAIIAKCRWMNASGLNQGTSGNISARYKDRMLITPSATPYDAMKPDMIASMPLEGEYGSWDGPLQPSTEWRFHLDIMRARPDVGGIVHTHSTYATVLAIARKPIPACHYMMAAFGGHDIRCAGYARYGTAELSEHALAALEGRNGCLLANHGMIAVGANLDKAMWLAVELETIARQYYLSLALETPHILSEEQIAETARGFSSYGLQAPKPKAAKAAKKAAKSRSTRKAAAHRRVEKKRSRTR from the coding sequence ATGACCCGTGAGGAACGACAATTGCGCGAGGCGATCATCGCCAAGTGCCGCTGGATGAACGCGTCGGGTCTCAACCAGGGAACGTCGGGCAACATCTCCGCGCGCTACAAGGACAGGATGCTGATCACGCCGTCGGCCACGCCCTACGATGCGATGAAGCCGGACATGATCGCCTCGATGCCGCTGGAGGGCGAGTATGGCTCATGGGATGGGCCGTTGCAGCCATCGACCGAATGGCGCTTCCATCTCGACATCATGCGCGCCCGGCCCGATGTCGGCGGCATCGTGCACACCCATTCGACCTACGCCACCGTGCTGGCGATCGCGCGCAAGCCGATTCCCGCCTGCCATTACATGATGGCCGCGTTCGGCGGCCACGACATCCGTTGCGCGGGCTATGCGCGCTACGGCACCGCTGAATTGTCGGAGCATGCGCTGGCCGCGCTCGAAGGCCGCAACGGCTGCCTGCTGGCCAATCACGGCATGATCGCCGTCGGCGCCAATCTCGACAAGGCGATGTGGCTTGCGGTCGAGCTCGAAACCATCGCGCGTCAGTACTATCTCTCGCTCGCACTCGAGACCCCGCACATTCTGAGCGAGGAGCAGATCGCCGAGACCGCGCGGGGCTTCTCCAGCTACGGCTTGCAGGCGCCGAAGCCCAAGGCGGCAAAGGCCGCGAAGAAGGCCGCGAAGAGCCGGTCGACACGAAAGGCCGCGGCACACAGGCGGGTCGAGAAGAAGCGCAGCAGGACGCGATGA
- a CDS encoding 2-hydroxyacid dehydrogenase — protein MSDAIRSDAIASDTIAIIGDRFMLPSVFAERIVAACGKDVDIRMLEQPWPDQPMEHGYAGSKLDGLKEFMGDPDQIAGFIGDAPMLVTHLAPISRSMLERLPNLKFIAVSRGGPVNIDMQAARDHKVLVVNTPGRNASAVAEFTIGAILAETRLIRSGHESLRAGEWRGDLYRADRTGRELGEMTVGIVGYGAIGSRVVKLLKAFGCKILVADPYVQISAQDRNDGVEHVGLADLLARADVISLHARVTAETTRFIDRAALARMKPDAFFINTARGPLVDYDALTEALSAGRLGGATLDTFAVEPVPPDWPLLQLPNVTLTPHIAGASVRTVTFAADQAAEEVRRFLAGEPPLNPC, from the coding sequence ATGTCTGATGCCATCAGGTCTGATGCCATCGCGTCTGACACCATTGCCATCATCGGCGATCGTTTCATGCTGCCGTCGGTGTTTGCCGAGCGGATCGTGGCGGCGTGCGGCAAGGATGTCGATATTCGTATGCTCGAGCAGCCGTGGCCGGACCAGCCGATGGAGCACGGCTACGCCGGCTCCAAGCTCGACGGGTTGAAGGAGTTCATGGGCGATCCGGATCAGATCGCCGGCTTCATCGGCGACGCGCCGATGCTGGTGACGCATCTGGCGCCGATCTCGCGGTCGATGCTGGAACGGCTGCCGAACCTCAAATTCATCGCGGTGTCGCGCGGCGGTCCGGTCAATATCGACATGCAGGCCGCGCGCGACCACAAGGTGCTGGTCGTCAACACACCGGGCCGCAACGCCAGCGCGGTGGCCGAATTCACCATCGGCGCCATTCTTGCCGAGACGCGGCTGATCCGCAGCGGCCATGAATCGCTGCGCGCCGGCGAATGGCGCGGCGATCTCTACCGCGCCGATCGCACTGGGCGCGAGCTCGGCGAGATGACGGTCGGGATCGTCGGCTATGGCGCGATCGGCAGCCGCGTGGTGAAGCTGCTCAAGGCGTTCGGCTGCAAGATCCTGGTGGCCGATCCCTATGTCCAGATCAGCGCCCAGGACCGCAATGACGGCGTCGAGCATGTCGGCCTCGCCGATCTGCTCGCGCGCGCCGACGTAATCAGCCTGCACGCCAGGGTCACCGCCGAGACCACCCGGTTCATCGATCGTGCGGCGCTGGCGCGGATGAAGCCGGATGCCTTCTTCATCAACACCGCACGCGGCCCGCTGGTCGACTATGACGCGCTCACCGAGGCCTTGTCGGCGGGACGGCTCGGTGGCGCGACGCTCGACACTTTCGCGGTCGAGCCGGTGCCGCCCGACTGGCCGCTGCTGCAACTGCCCAATGTCACGCTGACGCCGCATATCGCCGGCGCCTCCGTGCGTACCGTGACCTTCGCCGCCGACCAGGCGGCTGAGGAGGTTCGCCGCTTCCTGGCCGGCGAGCCGCCGCTCAATCCCTGCTGA